The Candidatus Woesearchaeota archaeon genome has a window encoding:
- the topA gene encoding DNA topoisomerase I, translating to MVELIITEKPAAALKIAEALADGKAIKESNLGVPYYKVTHGKNDIIVACAVGHLYGLAEKEKGKWTYPVFDIEWKPTSETNKGAAFSKKYLQTIKKLSKEAKTFTVATDYDIEGEVIGLNVIRFICNQKDAARMKFSTLTKPDLIEAYENKAKTLNWGQAMAGETRHELDWYWGINTSRALTAAIKAGGMFKIMSSGRVQGPALKIIVDKEKEIKNFKPVPFWQIDLKGNVNKGDITALHKEDKFWEKEKAEAVMHKVKSEKKGLVQEVKKTQFNQKAPVPFDLTALQIEAYHIFKIQPKETLEIAQNLYLAGLISYPRTSSQQLPFVLNFKKILKNLSSNESYKKLAQLLLAKEKLIPNNGKKTDPAHPAVHPTGEYPKKIDAREYKIYDLIVKRFFATFGEDAVRETVAVDINVKNEIFIAKGTRTIAKGWHVLYEPYVTLKEEELPPINKSDIVNIDKITMYDKETQPPARFTPASIIKELEKRNLGTKSTRAQIIDTLSQRGYTTGKVIEATDLGIKTVETLEKYSPLILDEELTRHFEEEMEEIREQKKKPKEILEEAKAALIKILNEFKGKEKKIGEGLKDTYQEQLRQESEIGKCPKCEKGTLKMRKGRFGRFIACDQYPECKTTFKLPSSGLIKPSEKICEQCKYPMIMVIMKGKRPQEICINKECPSKQIMDAALKKEAEKIESGKIERKCPKCGTGNLVLRKSVYGSFYGCSTYPKCRHIEKIETKSQNVKNF from the coding sequence ATGGTTGAACTAATAATAACCGAAAAGCCTGCAGCAGCATTGAAGATAGCTGAGGCTCTTGCCGACGGAAAAGCGATAAAGGAATCGAACTTGGGAGTGCCTTATTACAAAGTAACCCATGGCAAAAACGACATCATTGTGGCATGCGCAGTAGGCCATCTCTATGGATTGGCTGAAAAAGAGAAGGGAAAATGGACTTATCCAGTTTTCGATATCGAATGGAAGCCGACTTCTGAAACAAATAAAGGAGCTGCATTCTCAAAAAAATACCTTCAGACAATCAAAAAGCTTTCAAAGGAAGCAAAAACATTTACGGTTGCAACTGATTATGATATTGAAGGCGAGGTCATCGGCCTGAATGTAATCCGATTCATCTGCAATCAAAAAGATGCTGCAAGAATGAAATTCTCAACATTAACAAAGCCTGATTTAATTGAAGCTTATGAGAACAAGGCAAAAACATTAAACTGGGGCCAGGCAATGGCCGGCGAGACAAGGCATGAATTGGATTGGTATTGGGGCATCAACACGAGCAGGGCATTGACAGCTGCGATAAAAGCAGGCGGGATGTTCAAGATAATGAGTTCAGGCAGAGTTCAAGGCCCGGCACTGAAAATAATTGTTGACAAAGAAAAAGAAATAAAAAATTTCAAGCCTGTTCCGTTCTGGCAGATCGATCTCAAAGGCAATGTAAACAAGGGAGACATAACAGCATTGCACAAAGAAGACAAGTTCTGGGAAAAGGAAAAAGCAGAAGCTGTAATGCACAAAGTTAAATCTGAGAAAAAAGGCCTTGTGCAGGAAGTCAAAAAAACACAGTTCAACCAAAAAGCTCCTGTTCCTTTTGACCTGACAGCGCTGCAGATAGAAGCTTACCACATCTTCAAGATACAGCCGAAGGAAACATTGGAAATCGCGCAAAATCTCTATCTTGCCGGATTAATATCTTATCCAAGAACATCAAGCCAACAGCTTCCTTTTGTCTTGAATTTTAAAAAGATTTTAAAAAATTTAAGCTCAAATGAAAGCTACAAAAAATTAGCGCAGCTTTTGCTTGCAAAAGAAAAATTAATCCCCAACAACGGCAAAAAAACCGATCCTGCTCATCCTGCTGTCCATCCCACAGGAGAATATCCAAAAAAGATTGATGCGAGGGAATATAAAATATATGATTTGATTGTAAAAAGGTTTTTTGCAACATTCGGCGAGGATGCAGTAAGAGAGACTGTAGCAGTCGACATAAATGTTAAAAATGAGATTTTTATTGCAAAAGGAACAAGGACAATAGCAAAAGGATGGCATGTTTTATACGAGCCTTATGTCACATTAAAAGAAGAGGAGCTTCCTCCGATAAACAAGAGCGATATTGTAAATATAGATAAAATAACAATGTATGACAAAGAAACACAACCTCCTGCGAGATTCACTCCAGCTTCAATTATAAAAGAGCTTGAAAAAAGAAACCTCGGAACAAAATCTACAAGAGCGCAGATCATTGACACCCTGTCACAAAGGGGATACACAACAGGAAAAGTTATTGAAGCTACTGATTTGGGAATTAAAACAGTTGAAACTTTGGAAAAATATTCTCCTTTGATCCTTGATGAAGAACTGACAAGGCATTTTGAAGAAGAGATGGAAGAAATAAGAGAGCAGAAGAAAAAGCCCAAGGAAATTCTTGAAGAAGCAAAAGCTGCTTTGATAAAAATCCTCAATGAATTTAAGGGAAAGGAAAAGAAGATTGGCGAGGGCTTGAAAGACACTTATCAGGAGCAGCTAAGGCAGGAAAGCGAAATTGGAAAATGCCCTAAATGCGAAAAGGGGACATTAAAGATGAGAAAAGGCCGCTTTGGAAGATTCATTGCATGCGACCAATATCCTGAATGCAAGACAACATTCAAGCTTCCTTCTTCAGGATTGATCAAGCCATCTGAAAAGATATGCGAGCAATGCAAATATCCGATGATAATGGTGATCATGAAAGGCAAAAGGCCGCAGGAAATCTGCATCAACAAGGAATGCCCCTCAAAGCAAATAATGGATGCAGCTTTGAAAAAAGAAGCTGAAAAGATCGAATCAGGCAAAATAGAAAGGAAATGCCCGAAATGCGGAACAGGCAATCTTGTTCTGAGAAAAAGTGTATATGGGTCATTCTATGGCTGCTCAACTTATCCCAAGTGCAGGCATATAGAAAAGATAGAGACTAAATCACAAAATGTCAAAAATTTTTAA
- a CDS encoding AarF/ABC1/UbiB kinase family protein, protein MIKEDMRDLGRFYHVLNVLFKNRLGYFLEKHGLHIYLPFHKKLMRHKFIAPSKPEVKWRQAFEELGGTFVKLGQLLSLRPDLVPFEYCEEFQKLQDDVPAFPFSEVKKIVEKELKKPLNKIFKSFNETPIGSASIGQVHEAVLKNNKKVVVKVQRPHIDQMMKADIDILYTFAKMIEKGRKFPNITPTEIVNEFEKYTKKELDYVLEGRNIDQFYQNFENSKTIKIPKVYLDYTTSRVLTMECIKGTKLKEIKTKKIDRKLIEKIAADAILKQVFEDGFFHADLHPGNILLTDHKLAFLDFGIVGYMSKQLKNQSLDLFIAIMEKDSREVKNLLMKIGKSDNATGLETFEDEITEVINEWRGAQIKQMNMTSMMRNLLNLCFKHNIKMPTNIVLFAKAFVTLEGSAKLIDPEFDINEYAKPYVKKILVSRARPSELIRSFLKKGREIKEILDDFPEKAKELLDKAAAGKIKIDIEDEEIKKLGMEIDKSSNRLALGMIIGAIVIGMALLMKTQYESYAFAGMAVVFVLGAVLIISILREGKY, encoded by the coding sequence ATGATAAAAGAGGATATGAGAGATCTTGGAAGATTCTACCATGTGCTGAATGTTTTGTTCAAAAACAGGCTCGGCTATTTTCTTGAAAAGCATGGCTTGCATATTTATCTGCCATTCCATAAAAAACTGATGAGGCACAAATTTATTGCGCCGTCAAAGCCGGAAGTGAAATGGAGGCAGGCATTTGAGGAATTGGGGGGAACTTTTGTAAAGCTGGGGCAGCTGCTTAGCTTAAGGCCGGATCTGGTTCCTTTTGAATACTGCGAGGAATTCCAGAAGCTGCAGGATGATGTGCCGGCTTTTCCGTTTTCCGAAGTTAAAAAAATAGTTGAAAAGGAATTGAAAAAACCATTAAATAAAATCTTCAAGTCTTTCAATGAAACACCTATCGGCTCTGCATCTATCGGCCAGGTGCATGAAGCAGTGCTGAAAAACAACAAGAAGGTTGTTGTGAAAGTGCAGCGGCCTCATATTGATCAGATGATGAAGGCTGATATTGATATTCTTTATACCTTTGCAAAGATGATTGAAAAAGGCAGGAAATTCCCGAATATTACACCAACAGAGATTGTGAATGAATTTGAAAAATATACAAAAAAAGAGCTGGATTATGTTCTTGAAGGAAGAAACATAGACCAGTTCTACCAGAATTTTGAAAACTCAAAAACAATCAAAATTCCAAAAGTCTACCTGGATTACACAACAAGCAGAGTATTGACGATGGAGTGCATCAAAGGAACAAAGCTGAAAGAGATAAAAACCAAGAAGATTGACAGAAAGCTGATAGAAAAAATAGCTGCTGATGCCATATTGAAGCAGGTGTTTGAAGACGGATTTTTCCATGCAGACCTTCACCCAGGAAACATACTGCTGACAGACCATAAACTAGCATTCCTTGATTTTGGGATAGTGGGCTATATGAGCAAGCAGCTTAAGAACCAGTCATTGGATTTGTTCATAGCAATAATGGAAAAGGATTCCAGAGAAGTAAAAAACTTATTGATGAAAATCGGGAAATCCGATAATGCCACTGGCTTAGAAACATTTGAGGATGAAATTACTGAAGTAATCAATGAATGGCGCGGCGCGCAGATAAAGCAGATGAATATGACCAGTATGATGCGCAATCTGCTGAACCTTTGCTTTAAGCACAATATAAAAATGCCTACGAATATTGTTTTGTTTGCAAAGGCATTTGTGACATTAGAAGGATCTGCCAAGCTGATAGACCCTGAGTTTGATATCAACGAGTATGCTAAGCCATATGTCAAAAAAATTCTGGTTAGCAGGGCAAGGCCCAGTGAGCTTATCAGATCATTCTTGAAGAAAGGCAGGGAGATAAAAGAGATACTTGATGATTTTCCTGAGAAGGCAAAAGAATTGCTTGACAAGGCAGCAGCAGGCAAGATAAAGATCGATATAGAGGACGAAGAGATCAAGAAACTCGGCATGGAAATAGATAAGTCGAGCAACAGATTGGCATTAGGCATGATAATCGGGGCAATTGTAATTGGTATGGCTCTGCTTATGAAAACACAGTACGAGTCATATGCATTTGCCGGG
- a CDS encoding S16 family serine protease: MKKLVLLLLLLLAIPLAYAKTGSTTLLAVSETDGGFIGSTADLYIEIKEGTGRVFIDSYPLTKFDTQFSTRFAKSVACDFLNKDCSRYDFFYTIRADAPIIGGPSAGAAMAVLTVAVLDDLKLREDIAMTGTINSGGIIGAVGGIKEKTEAAANASIKKVLIPEGERFVGEEGNKTDIIEYGKKIGIDVVEILSLNDAVYEFTGKKYSDGVEAINITADYEGTMRNISIDLCSRADSLKASLNVSGQNDVLEAAINSSERGKNAFSQKKYYSSASFCFSANIKYNYLSIKDINESKLREKLNSTSAELKKREEKLKNDYKTINDLETYIIVKERIDEVNDYLNLSLASLGGQELDDSAYYLAYSIERLYTVNSWSFFFGKSGIKLDIDAQMLRDSCTQKIVEAQERFDYVALFVPVANLGQISNELENAKQDQKNENNELCLFKASKAKAQVDVVMMSIGISGQNLSNIINKKLELVNRQILKETNKGIFPILGYSYYEYAKELKEEDPYSSLLFSEYALELSNLDIYFKKEEIPYIFRKKIDIDYNLVIIFVSGILVGFVLRSLVVKVKNKSKKSVKLNLRSKPLSKLASRKKR; encoded by the coding sequence ATGAAAAAGCTTGTACTTTTACTGTTACTCCTCTTAGCCATTCCCCTGGCTTATGCCAAAACAGGCAGTACAACGCTGCTTGCTGTTTCAGAGACAGACGGCGGCTTTATAGGCAGCACTGCTGATCTCTATATCGAAATAAAAGAAGGCACAGGCAGGGTTTTTATTGATTCTTATCCGTTGACAAAGTTTGACACGCAGTTCTCGACAAGATTTGCAAAAAGCGTTGCATGCGATTTTCTGAACAAAGACTGCAGCAGATATGACTTTTTCTACACAATAAGGGCAGACGCGCCGATAATAGGCGGGCCAAGCGCCGGTGCTGCAATGGCTGTTTTGACTGTTGCTGTGCTTGATGACCTGAAGCTGAGGGAAGATATTGCAATGACAGGAACAATAAACTCAGGCGGAATAATAGGCGCTGTCGGCGGAATAAAGGAAAAAACAGAGGCAGCTGCAAATGCGAGCATAAAAAAAGTGCTGATTCCTGAAGGTGAAAGATTTGTCGGCGAGGAAGGCAACAAGACAGATATCATTGAATATGGAAAAAAGATCGGAATAGATGTTGTTGAAATTCTCAGCTTGAATGACGCGGTATATGAATTTACAGGAAAGAAATACAGTGATGGAGTTGAAGCAATCAACATAACAGCAGACTATGAGGGAACAATGAGAAACATTTCAATAGACCTGTGCTCAAGGGCAGATTCCTTAAAAGCCAGCTTAAATGTTTCTGGGCAGAATGATGTTTTGGAGGCTGCAATTAATTCCAGCGAAAGGGGAAAAAATGCCTTCAGCCAGAAGAAATATTATTCTTCTGCTTCCTTCTGTTTCAGCGCAAATATAAAATACAATTATCTCAGCATAAAAGACATTAATGAGAGCAAATTAAGGGAAAAGCTCAACAGCACATCTGCCGAACTAAAAAAGCGCGAGGAAAAGCTAAAAAATGATTATAAAACAATAAACGATCTGGAAACATACATCATTGTAAAAGAGCGGATTGATGAAGTGAATGATTACCTTAACCTGAGCCTGGCAAGCCTTGGCGGGCAAGAACTGGATGACAGCGCATACTATCTTGCATATTCAATCGAAAGGCTCTACACAGTTAATTCCTGGTCTTTCTTTTTTGGAAAAAGCGGCATAAAGCTCGATATTGACGCTCAGATGCTCAGGGATTCCTGCACTCAGAAAATAGTTGAGGCCCAGGAGCGCTTTGATTACGTTGCCTTGTTTGTTCCTGTTGCCAATTTAGGCCAGATCAGCAATGAATTAGAAAACGCAAAGCAGGATCAAAAAAACGAAAACAACGAGCTTTGCCTTTTCAAAGCTTCAAAAGCGAAAGCGCAGGTTGATGTTGTAATGATGTCCATCGGCATAAGCGGGCAGAATTTAAGCAACATAATAAACAAGAAACTGGAGCTGGTGAACAGGCAGATATTGAAGGAAACAAATAAGGGAATCTTTCCAATATTGGGCTACAGCTATTATGAATACGCAAAGGAACTGAAAGAAGAAGATCCTTATTCCTCTCTTCTGTTTTCAGAATACGCCCTTGAACTGAGCAATCTGGATATTTATTTCAAAAAAGAAGAGATCCCCTACATATTCAGGAAAAAAATAGATATTGACTATAATTTAGTTATTATTTTTGTTTCAGGTATTTTAGTCGGCTTTGTTCTAAGGAGCCTTGTAGTGAAGGTAAAAAATAAATCCAAGAAATCTGTTAAATTAAACCTTAGAAGCAAGCCTCTTTCGAAGCTCGCTTCCAGGAAAAAGAGGTGA
- a CDS encoding phospholipase D-like domain-containing protein yields the protein MSIFRLIDKLLKNFFTYMVVLAIIISVSKFMDYENNSGNKITGQAIISIVAENNNFTPSVYFCRYDDCAKEFIRLIENSNKTVHCALYDFEYENITDAMVEKLNSGIDVKVVVDNANFKKVKNLNFVRQDNQNQLMHNKFCVFDNKIIFSGSFNPTVKNNIKNDNNMIVYNSNYLAKNYEDEFNEIWKGIFGKGENVKHPIIILNGKKIENYFCSEDHCSSHVITALNNAKKSIYFMQFSFTDNNIGNVLISSKDRLDIKGVMERAQNNTYAEFQRLADSNISVKWDSNKYNMHHKVFIVDNETVITGSYNPTRNADESNDENVLIINDAGVASKYLEEFKRVYGES from the coding sequence ATGAGCATATTCCGGCTTATAGACAAATTATTAAAGAATTTTTTCACTTATATGGTTGTTCTGGCAATAATCATATCGGTTTCAAAATTCATGGATTATGAAAATAATTCAGGTAACAAAATAACAGGCCAGGCAATAATCAGCATTGTTGCTGAAAATAACAATTTCACTCCCTCAGTCTATTTCTGCAGATATGATGACTGCGCAAAGGAATTCATCAGATTAATAGAAAACTCAAACAAGACTGTGCATTGCGCGCTTTACGATTTTGAATATGAGAATATAACTGATGCAATGGTCGAAAAGCTTAACAGCGGAATTGACGTGAAGGTTGTTGTTGATAATGCAAACTTCAAGAAAGTCAAAAATCTCAATTTTGTAAGGCAAGACAATCAAAATCAGCTAATGCACAACAAATTCTGCGTTTTTGACAATAAAATCATCTTCAGCGGCTCATTCAACCCAACAGTGAAAAACAACATCAAAAACGACAACAACATGATTGTTTACAATTCAAATTACCTTGCAAAAAATTACGAAGATGAATTCAATGAAATATGGAAGGGCATCTTTGGAAAGGGAGAAAACGTAAAACACCCTATAATAATCCTAAATGGCAAAAAAATCGAGAATTACTTCTGTTCTGAAGACCACTGCAGCTCGCACGTCATAACTGCATTAAACAATGCTAAGAAAAGCATTTATTTTATGCAGTTCAGCTTTACAGACAACAATATCGGCAATGTTTTAATCAGCAGCAAAGACAGGCTTGATATAAAAGGAGTCATGGAAAGAGCGCAAAACAACACATATGCGGAGTTTCAAAGGCTTGCAGACAGCAACATAAGTGTAAAATGGGACAGCAACAAATACAACATGCACCACAAGGTTTTTATTGTAGACAATGAAACCGTGATCACAGGCAGCTACAATCCTACAAGGAATGCTGATGAATCAAATGACGAGAATGTTTTGATCATCAACGATGCCGGTGTTGCCTCAAAATACCTGGAAGAATTCAAAAGAGTTTATGGCGAATCATAA